In Halobacteria archaeon AArc-dxtr1, the sequence CTTCCAGATCCACGACGATATGGATCCTGAGGAAGTCGTCCCCGACGCCGTCGAGGCGAACGAGGGTGTCGAGGAACTGCTCGAGGGCGAGCCTGAGGAGGCCGAGGCCACGGAGGAAGGCGCCGAGGCGTCCGCCGACGAGGCTGTCGAGCCCGAACCCGAAGACGAGACCGTCGACGAGGATGTCGTCGAAGAGGTTCTCGAGGAAGAAGTCCCCGGTGAAGATGAGGATGTCGACATTCCCGACGAGTCCCCGATCGAGGAAGATCTCGACGAACTCGAAGAGGATGTCGAAGCCGAAGCCGAGGAGCTCGTCGCCGAGATGGACGACGAGGAGGCGGACGCTGCGGACGCAGAATCCGACGAGGAAGACGAGGGAGGTGACGCCTGATGGCGATCCTTCACGTCGCCGAGATCCGCGACATGACCCCCGCCGAGCGGGAGGCGGAGCTCGAAGAGCTCGAGACCGAACTCCTCAACCAGAAGTCCGTCCTCGCGGCCGGTGGTGCCCCGGAGAA encodes:
- the rpmC gene encoding 50S ribosomal protein L29; amino-acid sequence: MAILHVAEIRDMTPAEREAELEELETELLNQKSVLAAGGAPENPGRIGELGRTIARIKTIQQEEGDFEDE